A DNA window from Ipomoea triloba cultivar NCNSP0323 chromosome 10, ASM357664v1 contains the following coding sequences:
- the LOC116031831 gene encoding integrator complex subunit 9 homolog isoform X3 — MGLLGLPYLTRDKDFSAKIYATEAAARLGQLIMEDLVAIHMELRQFYGAQESAFPEWVNWEKLELLPLELKEIVLGKHGIDLGGWMPLYSAAEVKSCIQKVQSLKYAEETFYSGTLSLKALSSGLEIGACNWTIVSPKGSITYLSGSVFASATAMSFDYFSLQKSDILLYSGYAPSDVDNVDGDNSRCTPPCNDFSNSSGSDFSLEVTAKYLLDSSEYTEEMEKIDFLCSCVLDSVNAGGSVLIPIGRPGIMLQLLENVGLLLESSNLKVPIFFISSVAKELLAFSNVIPEWLCKQKQDRLYAGESLFSHVELLNGKRLQLFPAIHSPELLTSWQEPCIIFCPHWSLRLGPVVHLLRRWCADPNSLLVMEEGADANLSFLPFKPMAMKVLQCTFLSGINLKKAPYLLKALQPKHVLLPETLRSHFSHLNHTYSFSYFSEKEALVIPKLKQGSDLHLGVDLVSRLLHCTKPMQEDKEIARLKGELVIDRGKYQLVIGNDQIISTKTRPVVYWGKTNPDLLVAALQKMGIKATIEQAGPESASTIHVSEPNEALIEVTAERTVIFTADENFASRISESVCSILDGI; from the exons ATGGGCCTGCTAGGGTTACCATATCTTACTCGTGACAAAGACTTTTCCGCGAAG ATATATGCAACAGAAGCTGCTGCTAGACTTGGTCAGCTAATAATGGAGGACCTTGTCGCTATCCATATGGAGTTGAGGCAATTCTATGGAGCCCAAGAGTCTGCTTTCCCAGAATGGGTGAATTGGGAAAAACTTGAGTTGCTTCCCTTGGAACTGAAGGAGATTGTTTTGGGCAAACATGGGATAGATCTTGGTGGGTGGATGCCATTGTACAG TGCAGCAGAAGTCAAGAGTTGCATACAGAAGGTTCAGTCTCTTAAATATGCCGAAGAAACCTTCTATAGTGGCACCTTAAGCTTAAAAGCATTAAGTTCTGGTTTAGAGATTGGTGCTTGTAATTGGACCATTGTCAGTCCAAAAGGAAGCATCACATATCTTTCAGGATCTGTCTTTGCATCAGCAACTGCAATGagttttgattatttttctCTTCAAAAAAGTGATATATTGTTATACTCTGGCTATGCACCTTCGGATGTTGACAATGTGGATGGTGACAACAGTAGATGTACGCCCCCTTGTAATGATTTCTCCAATTCAAG TGGCAGTGATTTTTCTTTGGAAGTGACAGCCAAATACTTGCTTGATTCTAGTGAGTACACAGAAGAGATGGAGAAAATAGATTTTCTATGTTCATGTGTTTTGGACTCTGTTAATGCTGGAGGATCAGTCCTTATTCCCATTGGACGACCGGGTATTATGTTGCAGCTACTGGAGAATGTAGGACTTCTCTTAGAATCTTCAAATTTGAAG GTTCccatatttttcatttcttctgtAGCTAAAGAGTTATTGGCCTTTTCAAATGTCATACCAGAATGGTTGTGCAAGCAAAAACAAGACAGG TTATATGCCGGGGAATCTCTATTTTCCCATGTTGAGCTGTTGAATGGCAAAAGGCTCCAGCTGTTTCCCGCAATTCATTCTCCAGAGTTATT AACAAGTTGGCAGGAACCTTGTATAATATTTTGTCCGCATTGGAGTCTGCGATTAGGACCTGTTGTTCATTTGCTTCGCCGCTGGTGTGCAGATCCAAACTCATTGCTTGTTATGGAG GAAGGAGCTGATGCCAATTTGTCTTTTTTGCCTTTCAAGCCAATGGCAATGAAGGTCCTGCAGTGCACATTTCTTTCTGGAATAAA TCTAAAGAAAGCTCCATATTTACTGAAAGCCCTGCAACCAAAGCACGTTCTG CTTCCTGAAACTTTGAGATCACATTTTAGCCATTTGAACCACACATATTCATTTAGCTATTTCTCTGAAAAGGAGGCTCTGGTTATACCCAAGCTGAAGCAGGGTTCAGATCTACATCTTGGTGTCGACCTGGTTTCGCGGTTACTCCATTGCACAAAGCCCATgcaagaagacaaggaaatcgcAAGATTAAAGGGAGAGTTGGTCATAGATAGGGGGAAGTATCAGTTGGTCATTGGAAATGATCAAATAATATCGACGAAAACTAGGCCAGTGGTCTATTGGGGCAAGACCAACCCAGACTTGCTTGTGGCCGCATTACAGAAGATGGGAATCAAAGCAACCATAGAACAAGCAGGACCGGAGAGTGCTTCCACAATACATGTCTCGGAGCCTAATGAAGCGTTGATTGAAGTTACAGCAGAAAGAACTGTGATCTTCACCGCTGATGAGAATTTTGCCTCACGGATATCTGAGTCTGTTTGTAGCATTTTAGATGGCATTTGA
- the LOC116031458 gene encoding haloacid dehalogenase-like hydrolase domain-containing protein 3 yields MSMLKRLRCVTLDVTGTLIAYKGELGDYYCMAAKAVGLPCPDYKRVHEGFKLAYTDMARKHPCFGFAEKIPNIIWWKTCVRDSFVKAGYDYDEETFEKIFRRIYATFGSSAPYTIFPDAQPFLRWLRSTGVTVGLVSNAEYRYQDVILPALGLNQGSEWDFGVFSGLEGVEKPDPKIYRIALERAGNVAAEEVLHIGDSMRKDFVPARSVGMHAILLDRFKTADAENWRKSGATVLPDLVAAKEWLTSEQLHS; encoded by the exons ATGTCTATGCTGAAAAGGTTACGTTGTGTCACACTCGATGTTACTGGTACACTGATCGCTTACAAAGGAGAGCTAGGTGACTACTATTGCATGGCAGCCAAAGCCGTGGGACTTCCATGCCCCGACTATAAAAGAGTACATGAGGGCTTTAAACTCGCTTATACAGATATGGCAAGAAAACATCCATGCTTTGGGTTTGCAGAAAAGATCCCGAACATTATCTGGTGGAAGACTTGTGTGCGAGATTCATTTGTGAAG GCTGGATATGATTATGACGAGGAGACTTTTGAAAAGATCTTTAGACGCATATATGCAACGTTTGGTTCCTCTGCACCGTACACTATTTTCCCAGACGCCCAACCATTCCTAAGGTGGCTTCGTTCTACAGGGGTTACAGTCGGGCTTGTCAGCAACGCTGAGTATCGGTATCAGGACGTAATCCTTCCAGCGCTCGGTTTGAATCAG GGATCCGAGTGGGATTTTGGCGTATTCTCTGGGCTAGAAGGCGTAGAAAAGCCAGACCCGAAGATATATCGGATTGCGTTGGAGAGAGCTGGAAACGTTGCTGCAGAAGAAGTTCTGCACATAGGGGACAGCATGCGAAAAGATTTCGTACCGGCTAGGAGTGTGGGGATGCATGCAATATTGCTTGACAGGTTCAAGACAGCTGATGCTGAAAATTGGAGGAAATCTGGAGCCACTGTGCTGCCTGATCTGGTAGCAGCAAAAGAGTGGCTTACTTCTGAACAATTGCATTCCTGA
- the LOC116033025 gene encoding UDP-glycosyltransferase 43-like, which produces MTQQAKVVFVATPTIGNLVPVVEFSKLLSQKNQNLSVTVLLINFPQRPLIQSYIDSLVSDGNVEFLSLPAAEPPSPDRATISFLSLWIENHGPHVRRALTKLKSDDDVRIAGFFVDMFCTSFIDVAEELDIPCYLYFASPASFLSFMLHMPTLDAQVRDIEFRDAAKEYVIPGFENPVPVESFPHFMSKRHEDTYLPFLQHAKRYRETRGMVVNTFEELESYCLGSMFAGNDDVGPVYPIGPVVDREGPARWHPDSWNHEIVMEWLDNQPPSSVIFLTTGSMGSLNPAQIREIATGLDRSGYRFLWSIREPPKSKLDLPNDYTNLDHVLPPGFSDRTNGKGMVCGWVPQVTILAHKAIGGFVSHCGWNSILEALCHGVPIGTWPIYAEQHLNAFQMVKELGLAVEITFDYKDGVTLVSAEDVERGVRKLMDGDDEVRGKVKEYSEMCKRVWMKNGSSAVSLGKLIEDLNI; this is translated from the coding sequence ATGACGCAACAAGCTAAGGTTGTCTTCGTCGCAACACCAACCATCGGAAACCTCGTTCCCGTTGTCGAGTTTTCTAAACTCTTATCGCAGAAAAACCAAAACCTTTCAGTTACTGTACTTCTCATCAACTTCCCTCAAAGACCCTTGATCCAATCATACATTGACTCGCTTGTCTCCGACGGAAACGTCGAATTTCTCAGCCTCCCGGCGGCGGAGCCGCCGTCCCCGGACCGGGCCACCATAAGCTTCTTATCTCTCTGGATAGAGAACCACGGGCCCCACGTGAGACGTGCGCTCACTAAACTTAAGTCCGATGATGATGTTCGGATCGCCGGGTTTTTCGTTGACATGTTTTGTACTTCTTTCATAGATGTCGCGGAGGAATTGGATATCCCTTGTTATCTTTACTTTGCATCTCCGGCTAGTTTCTTGAGTTTCATGCTTCATATGCCGACCTTGGATGCTCAAGTTCGGGATATCGAGTTCCGGGATGCGGCTAAGGAGTACGTTATTCCGGGTTTCGAAAACCCGGTTCCGGTCGAGTCTTTCCCCCATTTCATGTCGAAGAGACATGAAGATACCTATCTGCCGTTCCTGCAACACGCCAAGAGATACCGAGAAACACGGGGTATGGTCGTGAACACGTTCGAGGAGCTGGAAAGTTATTGTCTGGGATCGATGTTTGCCGGTAATGATGATGTCGGACCGGTTTATCCTATTGGACCGGTGGTGGACCGGGAGGGCCCGGCTCGATGGCACCCGGATTCGTGGAACCACGAAATTGTCATGGAGTGGCTCGACAATCAACCGCCGTCGTCTGTCATTTTCCTGACAACCGGGAGCATGGGTTCTCTGAACCCGGCCCAAATAAGAGAGATAGCCACCGGGTTAGACCGGTCCGGGTACCGGTTCTTGTGGTCCATTCGTGAACCGCCCAAGTCCAAACTAGACCTCCCAAACGACTACACCAATCTAGACCACGTCTTGCCACCTGGATTTTCAGACCGGACCAATGGCAAAGGAATGGTGTGCGGGTGGGTCCCACAGGTGACAATCCTGGCCCACAAGGCGATCGGAGGGTTCGTGTCGCACTGCGGGTGGAACTCGATTCTGGAAGCGCTGTGTCACGGTGTACCCATCGGGACGTGGCCTATATACGCGGAGCAACATCTGAATGCGTTTCAGATGGTTAAGGAATTGGGATTGGCTGTGGAGATAACGTTTGACTACAAGGATGGGGTGACGTTGGTGTCTGCGGAGGATGTTGAGAGAGGAGTGAGAAAGCTGATGGACGGTGATGATGAAGTGAGAGGAAAGGTCAAAGAATACAGTGAAATGTGCAAGAGAGTTTGGATGAAGAATGGGTCGTCTGCGGTTTCCTTGGGAAAATTGATTGAggatttaaatatttaa
- the LOC116031831 gene encoding integrator complex subunit 9-like isoform X2 — MKLTCLSKGQGYHFPPCHILNICGFQVLFDCPLDLSALSVFSPLPTDPPSLLDRQIVPQTGKCLDATSLIHSEPWYKTVERLNLFNTSFIDVVLITSPMGLLGLPYLTRDKDFSAKIYATEAAARLGQLIMEDLVAIHMELRQFYGAQESAFPEWVNWEKLELLPLELKEIVLGKHGIDLGGWMPLYSAAEVKSCIQKVQSLKYAEETFYSGTLSLKALSSGLEIGACNWTIVSPKGSITYLSGSVFASATAMSFDYFSLQKSDILLYSGYAPSDVDNVDGDNSRCTPPCNDFSNSSGSDFSLEVTAKYLLDSSEYTEEMEKIDFLCSCVLDSVNAGGSVLIPIGRPGIMLQLLENVGLLLESSNLKVPIFFISSVAKELLAFSNVIPEWLCKQKQDRLYAGESLFSHVELLNGKRLQLFPAIHSPELLTSWQEPCIIFCPHWSLRLGPVVHLLRRWCADPNSLLVMEEGADANLSFLPFKPMAMKVLQCTFLSGINLKKAPYLLKALQPKHVLEALVIPKLKQGSDLHLGVDLVSRLLHCTKPMQEDKEIARLKGELVIDRGKYQLVIGNDQIISTKTRPVVYWGKTNPDLLVAALQKMGIKATIEQAGPESASTIHVSEPNEALIEVTAERTVIFTADENFASRISESVCSILDGI, encoded by the exons ATGAAGCTT ACATGTTTAAGCAAGGGTCAGGGTTATCATTTCCCACCATGCCACATTCTCAATATTTGCGGTTTCCAGGTGTTATTTGATTGCCCTTTGGACCTTTCAGCTCTTTCAGTCTTTTCTCCACTGCCAACTGATCCACCTTCCTTGCTTGATAGACAAATTGTACCACAGACTGGAAAATGTCTTGATGCCACTAGTTTAATACATTCAGAACCATGGTATAAAACTGTTGAAAGGTTGAACCTTTTCAATACATCTTTCATAGATGTTGTGTTGATCACAAGTCCAATGGGCCTGCTAGGGTTACCATATCTTACTCGTGACAAAGACTTTTCCGCGAAG ATATATGCAACAGAAGCTGCTGCTAGACTTGGTCAGCTAATAATGGAGGACCTTGTCGCTATCCATATGGAGTTGAGGCAATTCTATGGAGCCCAAGAGTCTGCTTTCCCAGAATGGGTGAATTGGGAAAAACTTGAGTTGCTTCCCTTGGAACTGAAGGAGATTGTTTTGGGCAAACATGGGATAGATCTTGGTGGGTGGATGCCATTGTACAG TGCAGCAGAAGTCAAGAGTTGCATACAGAAGGTTCAGTCTCTTAAATATGCCGAAGAAACCTTCTATAGTGGCACCTTAAGCTTAAAAGCATTAAGTTCTGGTTTAGAGATTGGTGCTTGTAATTGGACCATTGTCAGTCCAAAAGGAAGCATCACATATCTTTCAGGATCTGTCTTTGCATCAGCAACTGCAATGagttttgattatttttctCTTCAAAAAAGTGATATATTGTTATACTCTGGCTATGCACCTTCGGATGTTGACAATGTGGATGGTGACAACAGTAGATGTACGCCCCCTTGTAATGATTTCTCCAATTCAAG TGGCAGTGATTTTTCTTTGGAAGTGACAGCCAAATACTTGCTTGATTCTAGTGAGTACACAGAAGAGATGGAGAAAATAGATTTTCTATGTTCATGTGTTTTGGACTCTGTTAATGCTGGAGGATCAGTCCTTATTCCCATTGGACGACCGGGTATTATGTTGCAGCTACTGGAGAATGTAGGACTTCTCTTAGAATCTTCAAATTTGAAG GTTCccatatttttcatttcttctgtAGCTAAAGAGTTATTGGCCTTTTCAAATGTCATACCAGAATGGTTGTGCAAGCAAAAACAAGACAGG TTATATGCCGGGGAATCTCTATTTTCCCATGTTGAGCTGTTGAATGGCAAAAGGCTCCAGCTGTTTCCCGCAATTCATTCTCCAGAGTTATT AACAAGTTGGCAGGAACCTTGTATAATATTTTGTCCGCATTGGAGTCTGCGATTAGGACCTGTTGTTCATTTGCTTCGCCGCTGGTGTGCAGATCCAAACTCATTGCTTGTTATGGAG GAAGGAGCTGATGCCAATTTGTCTTTTTTGCCTTTCAAGCCAATGGCAATGAAGGTCCTGCAGTGCACATTTCTTTCTGGAATAAA TCTAAAGAAAGCTCCATATTTACTGAAAGCCCTGCAACCAAAGCACGTTCTG GAGGCTCTGGTTATACCCAAGCTGAAGCAGGGTTCAGATCTACATCTTGGTGTCGACCTGGTTTCGCGGTTACTCCATTGCACAAAGCCCATgcaagaagacaaggaaatcgcAAGATTAAAGGGAGAGTTGGTCATAGATAGGGGGAAGTATCAGTTGGTCATTGGAAATGATCAAATAATATCGACGAAAACTAGGCCAGTGGTCTATTGGGGCAAGACCAACCCAGACTTGCTTGTGGCCGCATTACAGAAGATGGGAATCAAAGCAACCATAGAACAAGCAGGACCGGAGAGTGCTTCCACAATACATGTCTCGGAGCCTAATGAAGCGTTGATTGAAGTTACAGCAGAAAGAACTGTGATCTTCACCGCTGATGAGAATTTTGCCTCACGGATATCTGAGTCTGTTTGTAGCATTTTAGATGGCATTTGA
- the LOC116033333 gene encoding protein UNUSUAL FLORAL ORGANS has protein sequence MEAFHSTIGMPFPYGFPTTTVMNMCGTTNPMSTPWMDSRIWSRLPQRLIDRIIAFLPPPAFFRARSVCKRWYSLLFSTTFLELYLQVSPHCHWFIFFKHKSLKSYIYRSNNSTSSSGYDNRAVYEGYLFDPHTLTWYRLSFPLIPPGFSPATSSGGLIGWVSEEAGSKNILLSNPLVGSLIPIPPTLRPRLYPSIGLNITDSSIDLAVAGDDLISPYAVKNLTTESFHIDANGFYSIWGTTSSLPRLCSFESGEMVYSEGRFYCMNYSPFSVLSYDISSNTWCKIQAPMRRFLRSPNLVESGGRLIMVAAVEKSNLNVPRSLRLWGLQDCGTTWAEIERMPQQLYAQFAEIENAQGFNCVGHGEFVVIMIKNSDKALLFDFGRKRWVWVPPCPFVHQDSTFGGGGYGDQGGAGCGNELHGFAYEPRLAAPVTALLDQFTLPFQSFTG, from the coding sequence ATGGAAGCTTTTCATTCCACAATTGGGATGCCCTTTCCATATGGCTTTCCCACCACTACAGTAATGAACATGTGTGGGACCACAAACCCCATGTCCACCCCATGGATGGATAGTAGAATTTGGAGTAGGCTCCCTCAGAGGCTGATAGATAGGATCATTGCCTTCCTTCCCCCACCGGCTTTTTTCCGGGCTAGATCAGTCTGCAAGAGATGGTATAGCCTTCTCTTCTCCACCACCTTTCTTGAATTGTATCTCCAGGTATCCCCACATTGCCACTGGTTCATATTCTTCAAGCATAAGAGCTTGAAAAGCTACATTTATAGGAGCAACAACAGTACTAGTAGCAGTGGATATGATAATAGAGCAGTGTATGAAGGGTACCTGTTTGATCCCCACACGCTTACATGGTACCGCCTTTCATTCCCTTTAATCCCACCGGGGTTTTCTCCGGCCACTTCCTCCGGTGGCCTGATTGGTTGGGTTTCTGAGGAGGCTGGCTCAAAGAACATCCTTTTATCCAATCCCCTTGTTGGGTCTTTAATCCCAATTCCCCCAACTCTAAGGCCTAGGCTCTACCCTTCCATTGGACTAAACATTACAGACTCCTCTATAGATTTGGCAGTGGCCGGTGACGACTTGATATCCCCTTACGCCGTCAAGAATCTAACCACAGAGAGCTTCCACATCGACGCGAATGGGTTCTACTCCATATGGGGCACAACCTCCTCTCTCCCGAGGCTCTGCAGCTTCGAATCGGGGGAGATGGTGTACTCAGAGGGGAGATTTTACTGCATGAATTACAGCCCTTTCAGCGTCCTCTCCTACGACATTTCGTCGAACACCTGGTGCAAAATCCAAGCCCCGATGCGACGATTCCTCCGCTCCCCAAACTTGGTGGAGAGCGGCGGGCGGCTGATCATGGTGGCCGCCGTGGAGAAGAGCAACCTGAACGTCCCCCGAAGCCTGCGCCTGTGGGGCCTACAGGATTGCGGGACAACGTGGGCGGAGATCGAGAGGATGCCGCAACAGCTGTACGCGCAGTTCGCGGAAATTGAGAACGCGCAGGGATTCAACTGCGTAGGGCACGGGGAGTTCGTGGTGATTATGATCAAGAATTCCGACAAGGCTCTCCTGTTTGATTTCGGTAGAAAGAGGTGGGTGTGGGTCCCTCCTTGCCCTTTCGTTCATCAAGATTCGACCTTTGGCGGCGGCGGATATGGAGATCAAGGCGGCGCTGGGTGTGGAAATGAGTTGCATGGGTTTGCATATGAGCCTAGACTAGCTGCGCCTGTAACTGCACTTCTTGATCAGTTCACACTTCCCTTTCAGTCTTTCACTGGCTAG
- the LOC116031831 gene encoding integrator complex subunit 9-like isoform X1 — protein sequence MKLTCLSKGQGYHFPPCHILNICGFQVLFDCPLDLSALSVFSPLPTDPPSLLDRQIVPQTGKCLDATSLIHSEPWYKTVERLNLFNTSFIDVVLITSPMGLLGLPYLTRDKDFSAKIYATEAAARLGQLIMEDLVAIHMELRQFYGAQESAFPEWVNWEKLELLPLELKEIVLGKHGIDLGGWMPLYSAAEVKSCIQKVQSLKYAEETFYSGTLSLKALSSGLEIGACNWTIVSPKGSITYLSGSVFASATAMSFDYFSLQKSDILLYSGYAPSDVDNVDGDNSRCTPPCNDFSNSSGSDFSLEVTAKYLLDSSEYTEEMEKIDFLCSCVLDSVNAGGSVLIPIGRPGIMLQLLENVGLLLESSNLKVPIFFISSVAKELLAFSNVIPEWLCKQKQDRLYAGESLFSHVELLNGKRLQLFPAIHSPELLTSWQEPCIIFCPHWSLRLGPVVHLLRRWCADPNSLLVMEEGADANLSFLPFKPMAMKVLQCTFLSGINLKKAPYLLKALQPKHVLLPETLRSHFSHLNHTYSFSYFSEKEALVIPKLKQGSDLHLGVDLVSRLLHCTKPMQEDKEIARLKGELVIDRGKYQLVIGNDQIISTKTRPVVYWGKTNPDLLVAALQKMGIKATIEQAGPESASTIHVSEPNEALIEVTAERTVIFTADENFASRISESVCSILDGI from the exons ATGAAGCTT ACATGTTTAAGCAAGGGTCAGGGTTATCATTTCCCACCATGCCACATTCTCAATATTTGCGGTTTCCAGGTGTTATTTGATTGCCCTTTGGACCTTTCAGCTCTTTCAGTCTTTTCTCCACTGCCAACTGATCCACCTTCCTTGCTTGATAGACAAATTGTACCACAGACTGGAAAATGTCTTGATGCCACTAGTTTAATACATTCAGAACCATGGTATAAAACTGTTGAAAGGTTGAACCTTTTCAATACATCTTTCATAGATGTTGTGTTGATCACAAGTCCAATGGGCCTGCTAGGGTTACCATATCTTACTCGTGACAAAGACTTTTCCGCGAAG ATATATGCAACAGAAGCTGCTGCTAGACTTGGTCAGCTAATAATGGAGGACCTTGTCGCTATCCATATGGAGTTGAGGCAATTCTATGGAGCCCAAGAGTCTGCTTTCCCAGAATGGGTGAATTGGGAAAAACTTGAGTTGCTTCCCTTGGAACTGAAGGAGATTGTTTTGGGCAAACATGGGATAGATCTTGGTGGGTGGATGCCATTGTACAG TGCAGCAGAAGTCAAGAGTTGCATACAGAAGGTTCAGTCTCTTAAATATGCCGAAGAAACCTTCTATAGTGGCACCTTAAGCTTAAAAGCATTAAGTTCTGGTTTAGAGATTGGTGCTTGTAATTGGACCATTGTCAGTCCAAAAGGAAGCATCACATATCTTTCAGGATCTGTCTTTGCATCAGCAACTGCAATGagttttgattatttttctCTTCAAAAAAGTGATATATTGTTATACTCTGGCTATGCACCTTCGGATGTTGACAATGTGGATGGTGACAACAGTAGATGTACGCCCCCTTGTAATGATTTCTCCAATTCAAG TGGCAGTGATTTTTCTTTGGAAGTGACAGCCAAATACTTGCTTGATTCTAGTGAGTACACAGAAGAGATGGAGAAAATAGATTTTCTATGTTCATGTGTTTTGGACTCTGTTAATGCTGGAGGATCAGTCCTTATTCCCATTGGACGACCGGGTATTATGTTGCAGCTACTGGAGAATGTAGGACTTCTCTTAGAATCTTCAAATTTGAAG GTTCccatatttttcatttcttctgtAGCTAAAGAGTTATTGGCCTTTTCAAATGTCATACCAGAATGGTTGTGCAAGCAAAAACAAGACAGG TTATATGCCGGGGAATCTCTATTTTCCCATGTTGAGCTGTTGAATGGCAAAAGGCTCCAGCTGTTTCCCGCAATTCATTCTCCAGAGTTATT AACAAGTTGGCAGGAACCTTGTATAATATTTTGTCCGCATTGGAGTCTGCGATTAGGACCTGTTGTTCATTTGCTTCGCCGCTGGTGTGCAGATCCAAACTCATTGCTTGTTATGGAG GAAGGAGCTGATGCCAATTTGTCTTTTTTGCCTTTCAAGCCAATGGCAATGAAGGTCCTGCAGTGCACATTTCTTTCTGGAATAAA TCTAAAGAAAGCTCCATATTTACTGAAAGCCCTGCAACCAAAGCACGTTCTG CTTCCTGAAACTTTGAGATCACATTTTAGCCATTTGAACCACACATATTCATTTAGCTATTTCTCTGAAAAGGAGGCTCTGGTTATACCCAAGCTGAAGCAGGGTTCAGATCTACATCTTGGTGTCGACCTGGTTTCGCGGTTACTCCATTGCACAAAGCCCATgcaagaagacaaggaaatcgcAAGATTAAAGGGAGAGTTGGTCATAGATAGGGGGAAGTATCAGTTGGTCATTGGAAATGATCAAATAATATCGACGAAAACTAGGCCAGTGGTCTATTGGGGCAAGACCAACCCAGACTTGCTTGTGGCCGCATTACAGAAGATGGGAATCAAAGCAACCATAGAACAAGCAGGACCGGAGAGTGCTTCCACAATACATGTCTCGGAGCCTAATGAAGCGTTGATTGAAGTTACAGCAGAAAGAACTGTGATCTTCACCGCTGATGAGAATTTTGCCTCACGGATATCTGAGTCTGTTTGTAGCATTTTAGATGGCATTTGA